A genomic region of Geothrix edaphica contains the following coding sequences:
- a CDS encoding Bax inhibitor-1 family protein: MDYQQSWQGASTGAQSRVDFVRSVYLWLMGGFAVATLGALSAPLVGSALVSVAGRFWFWVLFGVQFGTLMFASRVSRRKPLNRVAYVLFTFISGVIAGIVALALAQGAGFKPVFMAFGLTGVVFMTLTVTAFVSKKDFSFLRNFVIVGIAVMFFGSLAAAIFHLETFSLIISGVAVIACSAKLLWDTSAMLRTDDFGDPAGFALALFVSLYNILISLMNLLGGRRR; the protein is encoded by the coding sequence ATGGATTATCAGCAGTCGTGGCAGGGAGCTTCCACCGGAGCGCAGTCCCGCGTCGATTTTGTCCGAAGCGTGTACCTGTGGCTCATGGGCGGCTTCGCCGTGGCGACCCTGGGGGCCCTCAGCGCGCCCCTGGTGGGGAGCGCCCTGGTCTCGGTGGCGGGCCGCTTCTGGTTCTGGGTCCTCTTCGGTGTCCAGTTCGGGACGCTGATGTTCGCCTCCCGGGTGAGCCGGCGGAAGCCCCTCAACCGGGTCGCCTATGTGCTCTTCACCTTCATCTCGGGCGTCATCGCCGGCATCGTGGCGCTGGCGCTGGCGCAGGGCGCCGGATTCAAGCCCGTCTTCATGGCCTTCGGCCTCACGGGCGTGGTGTTCATGACCCTGACGGTGACGGCCTTCGTGTCCAAGAAGGACTTCAGCTTCCTGCGGAACTTCGTCATCGTCGGCATCGCCGTGATGTTCTTCGGCAGCCTGGCGGCGGCCATCTTCCACCTGGAGACTTTCAGCCTGATCATCTCCGGCGTGGCGGTCATCGCCTGCTCGGCCAAGCTGCTCTGGGACACGTCCGCCATGCTCCGCACGGACGACTTCGGCGATCCCGCCGGCTTCGCCCTGGCCCTGTTCGTGAGCCTCTACAACATCCTCATCTCCCTGATGAACCTCCTCGGCGGACGGCGCCGCTAG